The bacterium genome has a segment encoding these proteins:
- the fabD gene encoding ACP S-malonyltransferase yields the protein MKKIAYVFPGQGSQYVGMAKDFYHNYSCARNIFQCANKILKYDIAELCFEGPIENLSATENCQPAILAASIACLVVLDELLKRESVSSVAGHSLGEYSALVAANALDLESALLLVKKRGLFIQEASQQYPGTMAAIIGLDAKQVKNICKISYKYGIVQIANYNCPGQIVISGEHKAVDKAIEEAISTGARKTIKLAVSGPFHSCLMQSAEEKLCDELQNYNIKNANLPIYANVSAKPITQPSDIKEALTKQITGSVLWEDSIKNMISAGISTFIEIGPKRVLSGLISRIDKSIQILNIEDEKSLNKTKTILNSMT from the coding sequence ATGAAGAAAATCGCATATGTATTTCCCGGACAAGGCTCCCAATATGTTGGAATGGCAAAAGACTTCTATCATAATTATTCGTGTGCCAGAAATATTTTCCAATGCGCAAATAAAATTCTCAAATATGATATTGCAGAATTATGTTTTGAAGGCCCTATAGAAAACCTGAGCGCTACAGAGAATTGTCAACCAGCAATACTTGCAGCGAGTATTGCCTGTTTGGTTGTGCTTGATGAACTTCTTAAAAGAGAATCTGTTTCTTCTGTTGCAGGCCACAGTTTGGGGGAATACTCTGCTTTGGTAGCTGCAAACGCATTGGATCTGGAATCCGCATTACTGCTTGTCAAAAAGAGAGGGCTTTTTATACAGGAAGCATCTCAGCAATATCCGGGAACAATGGCAGCGATTATCGGATTAGATGCAAAACAAGTAAAAAATATTTGCAAGATCTCCTATAAATATGGAATTGTACAGATTGCCAATTACAATTGTCCAGGACAAATTGTCATATCAGGTGAACATAAAGCTGTTGATAAAGCAATAGAGGAAGCCATTTCTACAGGAGCTCGAAAAACAATCAAACTAGCGGTGAGCGGTCCATTTCATTCCTGTCTAATGCAATCCGCAGAGGAGAAATTATGTGATGAACTGCAAAATTACAATATTAAAAATGCAAATCTTCCTATATATGCAAATGTTTCTGCAAAACCGATAACACAGCCCTCTGATATAAAAGAGGCATTGACTAAACAGATAACAGGTTCTGTACTATGGGAAGACTCAATTAAAAATATGATATCAGCAGGAATTAGTACATTTATCGAAATAGGACCAAAGAGAGTATTATCAGGACTTATCTCAAGGATTGATAAAAGCATTCAGATACTCAATATAGAAGATGAGAAAAGTCTGAATAAGACAAAAACCATCCTAAATAGTATGACGTGA
- the rplI gene encoding 50S ribosomal protein L9, with protein MKVVLKQDIDKLGSTGDIVIVADGYGRNYLLPHGLALKATPGAEKIAEQIKKAKGRKTQEEKAGFEEIAKKLSSLSLTIPVQVGEDEKMYGSVTSIDIANMLKQEGVEIDKKNISLKEPIKKLGIFNIQIKLHPEVTAEVKIWVVKA; from the coding sequence ATGAAGGTTGTTTTAAAACAAGATATTGACAAGTTAGGAAGCACAGGAGATATAGTGATAGTAGCAGACGGCTATGGCAGAAACTATCTATTACCACACGGATTAGCCCTTAAAGCAACTCCAGGTGCTGAGAAAATTGCAGAACAGATTAAAAAAGCTAAAGGGAGAAAAACGCAGGAGGAAAAAGCAGGATTTGAAGAGATAGCAAAAAAACTTTCTAGTTTATCTTTAACAATTCCTGTTCAAGTTGGAGAAGACGAAAAAATGTATGGCTCAGTCACTTCTATTGATATTGCAAACATGCTAAAGCAAGAAGGAGTAGAAATTGATAAGAAGAATATCTCATTAAAAGAGCCAATTAAAAAGCTGGGTATTTTCAATATTCAGATCAAACTTCATCCAGAAGTGACAGCAGAAGTAAAAATATGGGTAGTAAAGGCATAA